CGGCGACTGCCAGCTGATGTTCACCCGCGAGGAGTCGGGGCCCGGCGTACTGGACGCCTTCACCTCCCAGGTCGACTTCGGCGACCACGTGGTCGCCACCGGCGAGGCCGGCGCCAGCCGCAGCGGGGAGCCGTCGGTCGTGGTCGGCTCCTGGCAGCTCACCGGCAAGTGCCTGCGCCCGCTGCCCGACAAGCGCAAGGGCCTGGCCGACCCCGAGGCGCGGGTCCGGCGCCGCTACCTCGACCTGGTCGCCAGCCCCGACGCGCGGGACGTCGTACGGGCCCGCTCCCACGCCGTCCAGGCACTGCGTCAGGGGCTGCTGGACCGCGGCTACCTGGAGGTCGAGACCCCGATGCTCCAGCAGATCCACGGCGGCGCCAACGCCCGGCCGTTCCGCACCCACATCAATGCCTACGACCTCGACCTGTACCTGCGCATCGCGCCCGAGCTGTACCTCAAGCGGCTGTGCGTCGGCGGTATGGAGAAGGTCTTCGAGATGGGCCGCACCTTCCGCAACGAGGGCGTCTCCTACAAGCACAACCCCGAGTTCACGATGCTGGAGGCCTACCAGGCCTTCGCCGACTACGACGTGATGCTCGACCTCACCCGCGAGCTGATCCAGGGCGCGGCGACGGCGGCCTTCGGCTCGCCCGTCGCGCACAAGGCGGGACCGGACGGGAAGCTCGTCGTCCACGACATCTCCGGGCCCTGGCCGGTGAAGACGATGTACGGGGCCATCGGCGAGGCGCTCGGCGAGGAGGTCGACGCCGACACCGAGGAGCACGTGCTGCGCGCGCTGTGCGACCGGGCGGGCGTCCCGCACGGGCCCAAGGACACCCGGGGCGACGTGGTCCTGGAGATGTACGAGCGGCTGGTGGAGGAGCGGACGAAACTCCCCACCTTCTACAAGGACTTCCCGACCGACGTCTCCCCGCTCACCCGCCAGCACCGCAAGGACCCCAGGCTGGCCGAGCGCTGGGACCTGGTGGCCTTCGGCACCGAACTGGGCACCGCCTACTCGGAGCTGACCGACCCCGTCGAGCAGCGCCGCCGGCTGACCGCCCAGTCGCTGCTGGCGGCGGGCGGCGACCCCGAGGCGATGGAACTCGACAACGACTTCCTCGACGCCCTGGAGTACGCCATGCCGCCCACCGGAGGACTGGGCATCGGCGTCGACCGGCTGGTCATGTTCCTCACGGGTCTGACGATCCGCGAGACGCTGCCGTTCCCCCTGGTGCGACAGAGCTGATCAGCGGGGTGGCTGGTCCGAGGGGGTGACGGGGGCGGGGCGCGTCCGCGCCTCTCGACATCTGCGGCGATGTCGTTGATACGTAGTAATAATGAAAAATGACGAGCCGACAGTAGGGCGACGCATGCTCCTGCGTACCGCCGTCTTCCTCGGAATCGCCGCCGCCTCCGGCCTGGTCACCGCCGGCGAGGGCGGCCCCCAGGGCGGATCCACCGCCGGCGCCCCCGCCGGCGCCCCCGGCGCCGCTCCCGGACCGGCGCCCGGGCCGGCGGGCGCCGCCGGAGCCCCCGGGCTGCGCCCCGAAGGGCCGCCCGACAAGTCCTACCGGCTGCGGCCGATGACCGCCGAGGCACCCGCCCGGCCCCCCGTCGCCAAGCCCGCCGTCCGCAGCCGGCCCATCCTGGAGCTGCCCGCCGAAGCCGCCGAGGGCAGTTCCATGGTGCTGACCTTCGACGACGGCCCCGACCCCCGCTACACCCCGGCCATCCTCGACACCCTCGCCCGGTACGGGGTCCGCGCGATGTTCTTCGTCTGCGGGGAGATGGCAGCCGAGAACCGCGACCTGCTGCGCCGGATGACCACCGAGGGGCACGTCATCGGCAACCACACCTGGACGCACCCGCTCATCCCCACGCTCGGCCGCTCCGCCCTCGAGGCCGAGATCGGGCGCACGAGCGAGGTCGTGCAGCAGGCCGTGGGCCAGGCCCCGCAGTGGTTCCGGGCGCCGTACGGGGCGTGGAACCGGGCCGCCTTCGAGATCGGCGCCGACCTGGGGATGGAGCCGCTCGCCTGGACCGTGGACACCCTCGACTGGAAGGAGCCGGGGACCGCCACGATCATCTCCCGGGTGCTGGGGGGCGCCGCCCCCGGGGTGATCGTGCTCAACCACGACGCCGGCGGCGACCGGTCGCAGAGCGTCCGGGCGCTCGAGGCGTACCTGCCCCAACTGCTCGGACGCGGCTACCGGATGACGCTGCCGACCCGCTGAGGGCGCGGTACCCCCTCCGGCGGGTCGGGGAGGTGGCCCCCGGCCCGCCGGGGCCCGTCGCGCCCTGGAGGGAAACGTTCCGTCAGCGGGTCGCCACCATCCGGGCGAAGACGACCACGTTGCCGTCGTACCCCTTGGCCTTCGAGTAGGCGCCGCCACAGGTGATCACCCGGAGCTCCGCGTGCCCGGTGTCCCCGTACACCCGGGCTCCGGGGAAGGCCTCCTTGGAGAACACCTCCACTCCGTACACCTCGAAGACGGCGATCCGCCCGTCGTAGCGCTCCACCTCGATCCGGCTGCCCGGCTTGACCGAGCCCAGGCCGTAGAAGACCGCCGGGCCCTGCGCGTTGTCCACGTGCCCCACGATCACCGCCGAACCCTGCTGGCCCGGCGAGATGCCGTTGAGGTACCAGCCCGCCAGGTTGCGCTCCTGCGGTGGCGGGGCGTCGATCCACCCCTGCGCGTCCAGCCCGACCGTCATCACCGGCGCGTCCACGTTGATCGTCGGAATCCGGACGCGCTGCACCGACGAGTGCTCCAGCACCTCCAGGTCCGCCGGCGGCGTCGGCGCCGGCAGCTGGTCCGCGCGCACGGCGACGGCCGCCGCGGCGGTGGGCTGCGGCGGCCCGTCCTCGGCGTTCGCCCCGTTCCTCATCATGGCGAGGCCGCTGAGCATGACCAGCGCGAGGACTCCCCAGGGGGAGCGTCTCCTCGGCGGCTGCTCGCACTCGTCCTCGGTCATGGCTCTCCCTTCCCGACGCGGGGGTCCCGACCCGCGTTCATGTCCCTCCCCGGTACGCCCTTCTTCACGCACGTTAAGGGTGCACGGCCGGGACGGCGATCGGGGAAGGGCGAACGGGTGGTGCGCCCGGTTGGGGTGCGCCCATCCAGGTATTCGTCACATAAATGCCTGACGGCTCATGACCTGCGGATCCGTCAGATGATCAGTCCGCGCTTCGGCGTGTCGCTCAACCGGGCGGCCCAAAGGCGGAAATGCGCTGGTTGCGAGCCGCGCCGAGGGTTCGTGATGGGAGGCGTTCTCGTCGATCTGCCCGGGCCACCGCTCCGGGGCGCTTCCCGCTGGAGGTTCCACCATGCGTGTTCTGCGCGCTCTCACCGTGACCGCGGCCGCCTGCGCCGCGATCGGGCTCAGTGCCTCGTTCGCCGCCGCGAACTCGCCGCAGGGCGGCGGCAACGGCCCCAGCAACGTCACGGTCAACCCGTACTCCGTGCACCAGGGTGCCTCGATGCAGGTCAGCGCCGCGGGCTGCGGCCACGGCGGCACGGTCTGGTCGAACGGCAACTTTCCGCAGACGAACCTGTCGGCCGGCTCCATCGGCTTCGCGACCGTCCGGATCTTCAACCACGCCTCGCCCGGCCACCACACGCTGTCGGTCAAGTGCCACGACAACAGCCTGGTGGCCACCCACCGGTTCACGATCCTGCCCGGCAACGGAGCACAGGGCGGTATCGGCGGTTCCTTCGGCCCGTCCACCGCCGAGACGGCCATCGGCGCGGGTCTGGTGGGCGTCGCGGCACTCGGCGCGGGCGCGCACGTGAT
The Streptomyces sp. NBC_00091 genome window above contains:
- a CDS encoding polysaccharide deacetylase family protein produces the protein MLLRTAVFLGIAAASGLVTAGEGGPQGGSTAGAPAGAPGAAPGPAPGPAGAAGAPGLRPEGPPDKSYRLRPMTAEAPARPPVAKPAVRSRPILELPAEAAEGSSMVLTFDDGPDPRYTPAILDTLARYGVRAMFFVCGEMAAENRDLLRRMTTEGHVIGNHTWTHPLIPTLGRSALEAEIGRTSEVVQQAVGQAPQWFRAPYGAWNRAAFEIGADLGMEPLAWTVDTLDWKEPGTATIISRVLGGAAPGVIVLNHDAGGDRSQSVRALEAYLPQLLGRGYRMTLPTR
- a CDS encoding class F sortase; the protein is MTEDECEQPPRRRSPWGVLALVMLSGLAMMRNGANAEDGPPQPTAAAAVAVRADQLPAPTPPADLEVLEHSSVQRVRIPTINVDAPVMTVGLDAQGWIDAPPPQERNLAGWYLNGISPGQQGSAVIVGHVDNAQGPAVFYGLGSVKPGSRIEVERYDGRIAVFEVYGVEVFSKEAFPGARVYGDTGHAELRVITCGGAYSKAKGYDGNVVVFARMVATR